The Polycladomyces zharkentensis DNA segment GGTTGGTGAAAGCTGTGAGCAAACAATTAGAATGGAAGTATTCACATGGAAAGGTTGAGATTCATGATATTAAAAAAGTAGAAGAGAAATTAGGGATCCGTTTTCCTAAAATGTATGTTGATATCGTTCTAAAGCACCATCCAATAAGAGTATTTCCTAATGTTCTCTATTTGGCAGGGGTTAGAGATATTGTTTTAACTGATTTCGCATCGTTTAACCCAGAATCTAAATATGGATTATATATTTTGCAGATTTATGAAGATATAAAAGATCGCTTAGTAGATCACGTTTACCCATTTGTAGATGAAGCATCGGGAGATTGTCTTTGTTTTGATTACCGAGAAGGAAAAGAAGAGCCGAAAATTGTATTGTGGGACCATGAAGAAGCCGCTATTGATAAAAAAAAGGGCTCTTCCCAGTTTGCGATTCGTTTGAGGAATTACTTGAATTGCTTAGAAAAGGTTCTAGTTGATGATATACTGTCGATAGCTATTTATGATGTTTGATCGCAAGATATAGCAATATTGCTTTTGAAGCTCAACAGGAAGGAAAAATTAAAGCACAACGTGGAAATTGTGATCCATATGTATGTGACGAACAGAAGTTCTTTGATCGTTATCATAAATTGATTAATTATATATGGAAAGGTATCCGATCAGGTAACGAGGAAGCCTGCTCATTTAAGGGAAGGCTTTTTTATATTTGGCCCGTGGTTTTCGATATGGATCAGGCCGCCGATCAATCTGTGGGGAGAGGGTCTCCCAGACCATGATATTGTAGGTACGCTGATTTTTGAACCGATTGCAGGATTTATTCAATGGTATCTGTTTAGTCTGGGTGTCATGTTTGCAGGTCGGACTTTGGGGGGAGAAGCTTCCTATCTAGAAGTGAAGACGGGGATCGCTTTGTCCTTTTGTCCCGGCTGTGTGGGGGCGCGGTAGGGGTGCCTTCCTTCCGCTATTTCTATCCCTAGTATATAATACGTTTTCGTTTAGTTTGAGGCATTATTGGTCATTTACGGTAGAGCACACCGATAATGAAGAGGTCAGGGGTGCAAGCGCTTATTACGGTGTAATAGATCAATTCAGTAAATTACATCCATCCATGTAATTGGTAAAGATTATCTGGGTGTCCTGGCAAAAGAGTTGGGGTTACCATTGATCCGGGAGAGTTTCTATGATTGATGGGGAATGATATGATGAATGCTGGCAAGATAATAAAATTAAAAAAGCAGTTGGATTTGGTTATCAAAATGGTGGAACAAAAAAGGGAGAAGGAATATCACGAATATTGGGATGAGGTTATTAAAAAATATGTGAATCTAAGAAAGATATTAGATAATGATATTCAAGAAGTTAGTCGTTTGAAAACCTATGAAACAGGTGTTCTCGGTTTGGTTAGAAATGCATATGATTTATCAGTGCTTCAGGATTATGATGACCCCCTCGCTCATGAGATGTCAAAAGTATCCAAACTGGTAAAAGAACTTTTTAGTAGTAAGTAATTTGCCTCTGGTATTTACCCAAAGTCTAATTCTAACTACTGCAAAACCCGCCATCCTTGTTGGTGGCGGGTCCTTGTCTTACTGAGTAAAGGATTGAACCCTATTTAAATAATGCGGGGAGAAAATCAATGGATCAAGCAAGACGTGTTGATGGTGGTAATACAAATAAACGCTACTGCTACAGCGGGGAATCGGATTCAGGTGAAGATGGATAGTGCTCTTCTACCTAAGTGAAAAAATAGTAAAGAATATGAAGTTGTGATTAAAATACCCAAGGGTACTGTATTAAATATAGGTAAGGTTGCACCTCAAAGATCAAAAAATTAGGTACATATTACCTGGAGAAGGAGATCAAATCTTATTACCTCGATTACGTTCAGATGAGTGGTTTAAACAGATTCGAAAAGTACCTTCAAGATAATCAATGGGGTTTAAAACGATGAATGCAGATAAGCTAAAAAAGTTAAAAGATCAATTGGATTTGGTTATTAGGATGGTAGAAGAGAGAAAAAAGGAAAAATATCATAAACATTGGGATGAAGCGTTAAAACAATATAGGAAAATAAGGAGGTTATTGGATCAAGAGATCCAAGACATCAGTGAGATATCAAGCTATGAAACAGTAGTTTTTGGTTTGTGTAGAAATGCGTACGATTCGTCTTTGTTTGAGGATTATTTTGAACCGCTAGCCGTTGAAATGGAGAAAGTATTACGTTTGTTAAGAGAGCTTGATCAAGAGTGAGATGATTATGGATATCTTTACTAAATGAGAAAATATGGTATCGGACCTGCCATCATCTGACTTTCTGTAATGATGGCAGGCTTATTTTTGTATCTCCATATCTGGCTCAACACAGGCACAGCGTTCTGTACAATGAAAGTGGAATTAAAAAGAAGATTCATTAGATATGGGGCATCATAGGTTTACAGTGGTTCGAGATAAAAATGGAGGATATATGATGGATGTTGATAAACTCAACGAGTTAAAGGATCAATTGGATTTAGCTATCAATATGATCGAACAAAGAAAAATGCAAAAATACCATAAGTATTGGGATGATGTACTACGGGATTACAAAAAGCTAAGGGGATTTTTAGATAATGACATTCAAAAAATTTGTCGTTTGAAAAGCTATGAAACTGGTGTTATTGGTATGGTTAGAAATGCATTCGATTTGTTGTTGTATAACGATTATAATGACCCCCTTTTTAAGGAAATGGGTAAAGTGGAGGATTTGATAATAGAACTATTCAGTCATAAATAATTTATCTTCTGATATATTTTCTGGTCTCTATAACGGGAATTTGAGCGTTAGCAACTGGAAAGCAACAGAGAACAGATGGGCAAAGGCTCTTGAGGAAGGAAAAAGTAAAGGCAAAAATAGAACCGAAGTATATAGGAGATTCACTGCGTCCTGATCGGATTGAAGTAAGGTATGGTGAAGGTAGAATGGGCCGAGAAACATTTGAAAATGTTGCGGGGAGATAATCAATGGATCACGCAAAACTGGACAGAATGTATCAAACAATCGCCCAAACAGTGATTGAGATGATCCCGGAGGAATGGATGAAGGTATATCTATATGGAGAAGTAATGGAAGGTGTGCAAAGAACCTTTTTTTACTATTTCCCAAAAGCGAGCAAGGAACCCGTGTATTTTCTTGATATTATCGAGTTGTTCGAGGTGAACGAAGAAGAGTTTGAACAATTGAGGGAACAATTGAATGATCATCTAAAAAGCTTGTGGAAAGAGTTTAAACAAAGCGGGCATGAGCCGTGGTCCACTTTCATGATTGTCTTTGATCATACAGGTAAGTTTAATGCCGAATATGGTTATAAGGATTTATCCGATCCTGCAACGGATTTTTTTGAAAGACGGTTGATTTGGGAATATAAATATCTTGGTCTCATTCCAAAAGACGATTTTGCCAGGAGGATTTTGGAAGAATATTTGAAGGATACCGAAGGTAAAAGCGATTGATTAAAAATATGCCGTGAAGGTGATCAACTTACTCTTCAAGGTAAGTACACAAATTGTATGGTAGATGGGGACCACATTCCAAAAGACACTTAATTCAAGAAGGTGCTTGAAATATAGTTCCCCACCTTTGTAGTATCTTGACCTGATCTAAGGTATCTGGTGTGCTTTTTCAAGCATAAGCCATCTATATTCTGTATGGAAAGCAACCCGCTTCAATGACAAAGGTGTGCGGGTTATTTTTGGTACGTTGTGGCACTTGCTTGGTCACCGGGCGGTAGGGATGTATCCCTCACCGTTTTTTCTACTTCAGGATTATGACGTTCTCCCAAGAAGGGTCGTTGAGTAGGCTGGTCCGTTCTTTAAGTCGCCGGCATGGAATCAGCCCTGCCGATATGTGATCATACTGTCGGCCGCCTTGTTGTTGGCAGTCGCACTTTTAATGTGTTATCCGGTGAGGAAAGTCGATCGATCCAAACCAAGCTACAACAGATCTTGGCGGGAGAAGGAGGAGGGATCTCCGCCGGACCATCCTCCGGATCAGCCGGCGGTTCACCGGCAAAGCCGAACAAACCCGCGCCCAAGCCGCCAGCCAAGAAGCCGCCGAACCCCCAACCATCTGGCGGTGGCGAAAATGAATGGGGAAGAGCGATTTCCAACCCCTATGTACAGGCGGGAGTAGACTTTATACTGGATAATGCTCCAGTGGTGGGGAATTTCATACAAAGCAGCCTCGGGGAAGGAGAACGTCAGAGGATGATTTATTTATGAAGTTAGAGATGTTGAGGAACATTAATCTGCACGATAGTTTGATGGAAAGCATACATTTTATAGAAGATAAAAAGGAATTGCGTATAAACTTGGAACTATGTAATTGGAAACAGAAGAATTATAAAGAAGGTGAAGCGGAATTAGTGTCTAAAATACTTATTTTTAAAGATGTTGAAGAATATAATATAGAACCCGATTTTCCAATCAATAGTGATGAAATACTTGAGGTAAAAATCACGGAACCTTCAAAAGTTGAGATCATCATCTTGGGTGAAAGTGATATTAAAAAAATGAATATACGAGCAAAATACTTCTTATGGAGTGATTGAACATAATATATTAGAAAGCCTGCTGATAAGGGCAGGCTCTACCAAAAGGGTTTATGCTATCTTCACCGAATCAAAACAAATGAAACATATGATGGAGATTGGAGGTACTAATTATGCGGATGCTTTCATCGGAACAATTCTCGAAAGCCCGCAATTTTCTTTTGACCAAAGCTCGACCATTGGATCGCGCCATGTTTCGATTTGAGTTTGAACAAGGGCCTGCATCGGACGTCCTGAAAGAACTGGAGATCTTTCAGAATGAGGACGGCGGCTTCGGGAATGCCTTGGAGCCTGACTTTCGTTTACCGGATTCATCGGCGATGGCCAGTACGATCGCGCTACAATATATATCCCGGCTGAGGTTGAGAGACGCCGCCGATGGTCGACCGGGTGCTGAACTACCTACAGAGAACGTTTGATGAACAAAATCAGCTTTGGATACCTGTGCCTGAATCCATTGACCAATTCCCCCGAGCTGTTTGGTGGGAGTATCAGGATCTTGAGAAAGCGGAGCAATACTGGGCCAATCTGACCCGCTCCTCAATGAAATGGGAAAAGTGGAGAATATGGTAAAAGAATTGTTTAGTCATAAATTATCTTTATAGGCCTGTCATCCACTAGACTATACTAGTGATGACAGGTTTATTTTATGCCGATCAAATCGGCTGAAAATCCTCATGCTGGCGGTGATGATCGAAATGGCTGATCATAAACTGAAAGAGTTAAAAGACCAATTGGATTTGGTCATTGGGATGGTGGAAGAGAGAAGAAGGAAAAAGTATCATGAATATTGGGATGAAGTGTTGAAACAGTATAGAAAAATAAGAGGGTTATTGGATCGAGAGTTCCAAGATATCAGTGAAATATCAAAGTATAGATCAAGAGCTTTTGGTGTGTATAGAAATGCGTTTGACTCGTTTCTGTTTGACGATTATTCCGATCCACTGGCTGATGAAATGGGAAAAGTAATCAATTTGTTAAAAGCGCTTGACAAAGAGTAAGTGAGTGGAAATCTTGAAGAAAAGTCGGACAGTATTCCTGCACTGCGGATTTTTGAGGGAAGTTCATTGTATAAAAGGTGATGGCCATGAAGATATCCTGCTATGAACGTTGGAGTATTCAAGAGGGAAGAGGAATTCATCCGTTAAGTATACAAGAAGCAGAGAAGTTCCATCAGCAACAAAAGCATTATGTAGCGGAGATTATTCATGATAAAAGATATGTGGTGAATGTCAATTTCAATTTTGAGGGGTATTTCTGCAGCGCCAAGCTGCTCAACCAATATGGTAAGGAAATCATTCTGGCAGCTTATCAACTTCACGAAGGGAATTTGTTTTTGAGAAATGTACAAATGAGGAAGTATGATGAAAATCAGGAGCCTGTCGGTATGGTGTCTTTTGTATATGAACTCGACGGCAGGTACAAGAAAGCGATATTAGAGGCGCAATATCATAATGATAAAGTGACAAGTAATGAAGAAGTCACGTATGGAAAAACCAATGTAGACCATCATTTTCGGGACATGATTCAGTTTGGGAAATATGAGTCCATACTGGTTGGGATAGAAAGTTTCTTGGATGAGATATAGTGGGTGATGTGTGAATCGTGGTCACAGAGCGGGTATGATGCTTTTTCTGATCTGTAGTTGTATTCAGTTATCACTGTGGGGATCATCGGATGGATCATGCAAAACTGGACAGTATGTATCAAACAAAATTGCCCAGACGGTGATAGACATGACCCGGAGAAATGGACGAAAGTATGTATATGGAGTGGTATACAAAGCACCTGATTTACGATTATCCAACAGTCAATGAAAAGCTTTCTGGACAGTGTTGTTGGCCGTCGTATTTCTGTGATCCTTTGCCTGTTGTTACTATTTATGATCCAGTCCGCAAGCAAAGGGAATGATGATGTTACAAGCATTGAGTGTAGCAGATGTTCAAAGGGAAACGATAGAGATTGATCCATATATCCCTTTAAACATTAAATGGGATTGCAACACGAATAAAATAGATTTAGGAAAACTGTATTGGAGAACAGGGGATTTTAAAACATCACTATTGGAAGTCAGCTTAGAACCACATAGCGGAACAATATGTTCCATCACTTTGGTTGCCTGGAACATTCTTCGAACAAAATTGCCAAAAAGAATGGAAAGGGATATTCCCCAACAATATGGGCGACCCGTTTTCAATATTTCCGATTTCTCATCAGATGGGTACGATGTCTATGACTGTGCAGGCTCGTTTACTGTATATTTTGAGGGAGACAAAATCTATGTGTTATTCGTGGAAGACGTAAGAAAAGTAACTTCCATGTTGGTTAACGGCAGAGTGCGTTTTGGACTTGATGATCAGAACGCATTGTGTTGGATCGGTGTCAACAACTTAACGAAAAACGAAATAGAACAACTGAAAATGGCTTTGGATAGATAGTATGTTACCGTAAAAGAAAAGAGCTTGACTCTTTTCGTGTAAGGGTCATGATCTTGGGATATCAAGGAAAGATTCGCGTAGAGAAAATGAAACCCGTCACCCTGTGGTAGGCGGGTTTCATTTTACTCCTCCAACAACAAGGAGATGGTTAAATGAATCATGATTTATATTTGAGGTTATGGAGACTAGTAGATATTATGGAATCTAAGGATTACCACTGTAAGTCAGTGAAATATGCTGAGCTGAAAAAACAACGCGATGAAATGATGAATGAAATCAACAGTTACTTAGAAATAACAAAAGACAAAGACGAAATAGAAGCCATTATTAAATCAGATCCACAAATAT contains these protein-coding regions:
- a CDS encoding SMI1/KNR4 family protein, translating into MSKQLEWKYSHGKVEIHDIKKVEEKLGIRFPKMYVDIVLKHHPIRVFPNVLYLAGVRDIVLTDFASFNPESKYGLYILQIYEDIKDRLVDHVYPFVDEASGDCLCFDYREGKEEPKIVLWDHEEAAIDKKKGSSQFAIRLRNYLNCLEKVLVDDILSIAIYDV
- a CDS encoding antitoxin YezG family protein, producing MDHAKLDRMYQTIAQTVIEMIPEEWMKVYLYGEVMEGVQRTFFYYFPKASKEPVYFLDIIELFEVNEEEFEQLREQLNDHLKSLWKEFKQSGHEPWSTFMIVFDHTGKFNAEYGYKDLSDPATDFFERRLIWEYKYLGLIPKDDFARRILEEYLKDTEGKSD